A single genomic interval of Sphingobium sp. EM0848 harbors:
- a CDS encoding efflux RND transporter permease subunit, producing MLTYVVRQSVRHPWMVLTAALLLLLIGGLSLRKAPYDVFPDFVPPQATVQTEAPGFVPDQVEALVTRPLETVINGANGVESVRSESIQGLSVITVVFKEGSDPYRARQVVAEALGDAAARLPAGVGTPTLTPLTSSTMDLLKIGFTSTRLTPMALRDLVQWTVRQRLLSVPGVARATVFGGAQRRIEIRVHPADLIARDLSINDLSTAVQASAAVRGGGFADTPNQRILVQPDNGGVTAKSLANSVLTPLHGGSLRLGDVADVVDAPAPQFGDALIMGKPGVLLALSSQYGANTLDTTLAVEKALDDMRPALTAQGVTLYPALHRPANFIETALGGIRHDLLIGGLLIGFILIAFMRSLRVALIAFLSIPLSLLAAILVLDHFGQTINTMTLGGLAVALGVVIDDAIVDIENIARRLRLAPPDMPRSAVVEAASVEVRAPVVYATWVLLLTMVPILMLTGLQGAFFRPLALAFALAVLASLLMAVSVTPALAFLLLGNATHGEEPRFITRIKAGHEGLVRRLSAHPRPIAMATAITGIIGGLLFLSLGNELLPAFRERHYVLQVVGPTGASMDWMKRTGTRISHDLLALPQVATVTQQIGRAEAGEDTFLPNHSEFHLKLKPVNGAGEEAAQTAIRDVLSHYPGMQTEVLTFLGDRIGESLSGETAAVAISVYGADLDTLDRVAEAIAQTVRQVPGAADVQVKAPAGTPVLRIRLDHDRMAQHGITATDAYDAVEIAFQGHVVAQTSEADRTIDLALALPPALRQDPESIGAMLVRSGDGTTTPLNAIATIREEEGRSTIVHEGGQRRQVVTVNPTRSDISGFVRDAQARIAHDVHLPPGVYLDYAGAAEGQAAASRQLLLNVGFAAIAMIALLTLAFGGSRPTALILSGTPFALTGGVIAVMLTGGTLSLGALVGFVTLFGIAARNAILLLSHADHLLEAEGADWSAETVLRATRERVTPILMTALVTALGLAPLAIDAGQAGREIQGPMAVVILGGLVSSTVMSLLFLPALILRWRRVKAVD from the coding sequence ATGCTCACTTATGTCGTCCGCCAGAGCGTCCGCCATCCCTGGATGGTGCTGACCGCCGCGCTGCTGCTCCTGCTGATCGGCGGCCTGTCGCTGCGCAAGGCGCCCTATGATGTCTTTCCCGATTTCGTCCCGCCGCAGGCCACCGTCCAGACCGAGGCGCCCGGCTTCGTCCCCGATCAGGTGGAGGCACTCGTCACCCGCCCGCTCGAAACCGTCATCAACGGCGCCAATGGCGTGGAATCGGTGCGATCGGAATCGATTCAGGGGCTGTCGGTCATCACCGTCGTGTTCAAGGAAGGATCGGACCCCTATCGCGCCCGGCAGGTGGTGGCCGAAGCGCTGGGCGATGCTGCCGCGCGCCTGCCCGCCGGGGTCGGCACGCCAACGCTGACACCGCTCACATCGTCCACCATGGACCTTTTGAAGATCGGCTTCACATCGACCCGGCTCACACCCATGGCGCTGCGCGATCTGGTGCAATGGACCGTGCGGCAGCGACTGCTGAGCGTGCCGGGTGTCGCGCGGGCCACCGTCTTCGGCGGAGCGCAACGGCGGATCGAGATCCGCGTCCACCCGGCCGACCTCATCGCCCGCGACCTGTCCATCAACGATCTTTCAACCGCCGTTCAGGCGAGCGCCGCCGTACGTGGCGGCGGCTTTGCCGACACGCCGAACCAGCGCATCCTGGTCCAGCCCGACAATGGCGGTGTCACGGCGAAGAGCCTCGCCAATTCGGTGCTGACGCCGCTGCATGGCGGATCGCTGCGGCTGGGTGACGTCGCCGATGTGGTGGATGCGCCCGCGCCGCAATTTGGCGACGCGCTGATCATGGGGAAACCCGGCGTGCTGCTGGCGCTGTCGAGCCAATATGGCGCCAATACGCTGGACACCACGCTGGCGGTGGAAAAGGCGCTGGACGACATGCGCCCCGCCCTCACAGCGCAGGGGGTGACGCTCTATCCCGCGCTCCACCGCCCGGCCAATTTCATCGAGACGGCGCTGGGGGGCATCCGCCATGACCTGTTGATCGGCGGACTGCTGATCGGCTTCATTCTGATCGCCTTCATGCGCAGCCTGCGCGTCGCGCTGATCGCTTTCCTCTCGATTCCACTGTCGCTGTTGGCGGCGATATTGGTGCTCGATCATTTCGGCCAGACGATCAACACCATGACACTTGGCGGGCTGGCCGTGGCGCTGGGCGTGGTGATCGACGACGCCATCGTCGACATAGAGAATATTGCCCGCCGCCTGCGGCTTGCCCCGCCCGACATGCCGCGCTCAGCGGTGGTGGAGGCGGCGTCGGTCGAGGTGCGCGCGCCGGTGGTCTATGCAACCTGGGTGCTGCTGCTCACCATGGTCCCGATCCTGATGCTGACCGGACTGCAAGGCGCCTTCTTCCGGCCGTTGGCACTGGCCTTCGCGCTCGCCGTGCTGGCGTCGCTGCTCATGGCGGTCAGCGTCACTCCGGCGCTGGCTTTCCTCCTGTTGGGCAACGCCACCCATGGTGAGGAGCCGCGCTTCATCACTCGCATCAAGGCGGGTCATGAGGGGCTGGTGCGCCGCCTCTCCGCTCATCCGCGCCCGATCGCCATGGCCACTGCCATAACCGGAATCATCGGCGGGCTCCTGTTCCTGTCGCTGGGCAATGAACTGCTCCCCGCCTTTCGCGAACGGCATTATGTCTTGCAGGTGGTCGGCCCGACCGGCGCATCGATGGACTGGATGAAGCGGACCGGCACGCGTATCTCGCACGATCTGCTGGCGCTGCCGCAGGTCGCTACGGTGACGCAGCAGATCGGCCGGGCCGAGGCGGGCGAGGACACTTTCCTCCCCAATCACAGCGAATTCCACCTCAAGCTGAAGCCCGTCAACGGCGCGGGCGAGGAAGCCGCGCAAACAGCTATTCGCGACGTCCTTTCCCATTACCCGGGGATGCAGACCGAGGTGCTGACCTTCCTGGGCGACCGCATCGGCGAAAGCCTGTCGGGCGAGACGGCGGCGGTGGCGATCAGCGTCTATGGCGCCGATCTCGATACGCTCGACCGCGTCGCTGAGGCCATAGCCCAGACGGTGCGGCAGGTCCCCGGCGCGGCCGATGTGCAGGTGAAGGCGCCTGCCGGGACGCCGGTGCTGCGCATCCGGCTCGACCATGACCGCATGGCTCAGCACGGCATCACCGCCACCGATGCCTATGACGCGGTGGAGATCGCCTTCCAGGGACATGTTGTCGCCCAGACCAGCGAGGCCGACCGCACGATCGACCTGGCCCTCGCTTTGCCCCCGGCCCTGCGGCAGGACCCGGAAAGCATCGGCGCGATGCTGGTCCGCTCCGGCGACGGCACCACTACGCCCCTCAACGCCATCGCAACCATCCGGGAAGAGGAAGGCCGATCCACCATCGTGCATGAGGGCGGCCAGCGGCGGCAGGTCGTGACCGTCAATCCCACGCGATCGGACATCAGCGGCTTTGTCCGCGACGCGCAGGCCCGGATCGCGCACGACGTTCATCTGCCCCCTGGCGTCTATCTCGACTATGCCGGCGCGGCGGAGGGGCAGGCGGCAGCTTCGCGCCAGTTGCTGCTGAATGTCGGCTTTGCCGCCATCGCGATGATCGCGCTGCTGACACTGGCCTTTGGTGGAAGTCGACCGACCGCGCTGATCCTGTCAGGCACGCCCTTCGCGCTGACGGGCGGGGTCATCGCGGTGATGCTGACCGGCGGCACGCTGTCGCTGGGTGCGCTGGTGGGCTTCGTAACGCTGTTCGGTATCGCCGCGCGCAACGCCATATTGCTGTTGTCCCATGCGGACCACCTGCTGGAAGCGGAGGGCGCGGACTGGTCGGCGGAAACGGTGTTGCGCGCCACGCGGGAGCGGGTGACGCCGATCCTGATGACCGCACTCGTCACGGCGCTGGGCCTTGCGCCGCTCGCCATCGATGCCGGGCAGGCCGGGCGCGAGATTCAGGGGCCGATGGCGGTGGTGATCCTTGGCGGGCTGGTCAGTTCCACGGTGATGAGCCTCCTCTTCCTGCCCGCCTTGATCCTGCGCTGGCGCCGGGTCAAAGCAGTGGACTGA
- the cls gene encoding cardiolipin synthase, with protein MLDASHLALAYLLAEWVIRVAMIVFIPLRRPPEAARSWLLLVMFMPVPALILYRLIGRPRFPQWRHERFRHSIACRDAVAKALPAPASSASAVETLALHLGGFPACMGNRLRLMTEYDAAIEALVAEIGRAERHIHLQTYIFASDDTGREVTRALGAAVARGVTVRVLVDALGSRPWARQSMAMLRKAGVDAHLILPIRFASLRRARSDLRNHRKLSLFDGQLAFIGSQNIVDRDFKPGIVNDELVARIEGPVAAACEAVFASDWYLETEEELAVPAVPLPCGPAVLQAMPSGPDYGTPGYERLLVDLVHQAKHDVIIVSPYLIPDEALLTALKNAVARNVTVDLVVSNVVDQYLVGLAQRSYYDELLRSGVRIYRYRRKLLHAKSVTVDESVGIIGSSNADIRSFMLNAEISLIMHAGEQVGALKAIHRHYMGNSDPLDLAVWRARPGASRLWENLARLVSPLL; from the coding sequence ATGCTTGACGCCAGCCATCTTGCACTCGCCTATCTGCTGGCGGAATGGGTCATTCGTGTGGCCATGATCGTGTTCATTCCGTTGCGCCGGCCGCCGGAGGCCGCGCGGAGCTGGCTGCTGCTCGTCATGTTCATGCCGGTTCCGGCGCTGATCCTTTATCGGTTGATCGGGCGGCCCCGCTTCCCGCAATGGCGGCATGAACGGTTCAGGCACAGCATCGCCTGTCGGGATGCGGTCGCAAAGGCCTTGCCCGCTCCGGCATCCAGCGCCAGTGCGGTCGAGACGCTGGCGTTGCATCTTGGCGGATTTCCCGCCTGTATGGGGAACAGGCTCCGCCTGATGACGGAATATGACGCCGCGATCGAGGCGCTGGTCGCGGAAATCGGCCGGGCGGAAAGGCACATCCACCTTCAGACCTATATTTTCGCCAGTGACGATACCGGCCGCGAGGTGACGCGCGCACTGGGCGCCGCCGTTGCGCGCGGAGTGACGGTGCGCGTGCTGGTCGATGCGCTGGGTTCCCGGCCATGGGCACGACAAAGCATGGCGATGTTGCGGAAGGCGGGGGTGGACGCGCATCTGATCCTGCCGATCCGCTTCGCCTCCCTGCGCCGTGCGCGCAGCGACTTGCGCAATCACCGGAAACTCAGCCTGTTCGACGGGCAGCTGGCCTTCATCGGGTCGCAGAATATCGTCGATCGGGATTTCAAACCGGGAATCGTCAACGATGAACTGGTGGCGCGGATCGAAGGGCCGGTGGCCGCAGCCTGCGAGGCGGTGTTTGCCAGCGACTGGTATCTGGAGACGGAGGAGGAACTGGCCGTGCCAGCGGTGCCGCTGCCCTGCGGCCCGGCAGTGCTTCAGGCGATGCCCAGCGGCCCGGATTACGGCACGCCGGGTTATGAGCGGCTGCTGGTCGATCTCGTCCATCAAGCGAAGCACGATGTCATCATCGTTTCGCCCTATCTCATCCCTGACGAGGCGTTGCTGACCGCGCTCAAAAATGCTGTTGCCCGCAATGTGACGGTGGATCTGGTCGTGTCGAATGTCGTCGACCAATATCTGGTCGGGCTGGCGCAGCGATCCTATTATGACGAACTGCTGCGATCGGGTGTGCGGATCTACCGTTATCGCCGCAAGCTGCTCCATGCCAAGAGCGTGACCGTGGACGAGAGCGTCGGGATCATCGGGTCGAGCAATGCCGATATCCGTTCCTTCATGCTGAATGCCGAGATCAGCCTGATCATGCATGCAGGCGAGCAGGTTGGAGCGCTCAAGGCCATCCACCGGCATTATATGGGCAACAGCGACCCGCTGGATCTCGCCGTCTGGCGGGCGAGGCCGGGCGCGTCCCGCCTGTGGGAAAATCTCGCGCGGCTGGTCAGTCCACTGCTTTGA
- a CDS encoding TolC family protein, with the protein MIRRPNFLAMLALVALPLGGCQSYHPAPVNAAAMAVARQQRSADPEAVRIEQARIAATAPYDATRWTRLSVMAALLIHNPDVAAARAAIASARAQEKAARQAPGATLTLSSEYANDPSTSSPWLLGGAVDVPLDIGGRRTARITSAALSVAIARYDYADTLWAARMQARRALADMLIASREAETGEHLFALRNQQQAAMEKRLKAGAVSRADLERVRADVASAAASVEDARGRVTAARQALAAAIGLSVEALGSIAFDWSGFDDPAPDPTGNEVVRDRSGATVARADVLKAIAAYDQAESDLRGEVAKQYPAISITPGYTWERGLTKLPLSVGLVLPPLDLNRHAIAAAQSKRAEAGRKLEAVVAAANAGLDSAISECRLARAALARVREADLPIARRLAAQAEAQFRRGQIDRTDWAAAQGGVPQAQLTELAALARVHAADAALEDALRRPLEGPELMLNPGALEPNP; encoded by the coding sequence ATGATCCGCAGGCCCAATTTCCTTGCCATGCTGGCGCTGGTCGCGCTCCCTCTTGGCGGGTGCCAGTCCTATCACCCCGCGCCGGTGAATGCGGCAGCAATGGCTGTCGCGCGCCAGCAGCGATCCGCCGACCCGGAAGCCGTGCGCATCGAACAGGCTCGAATCGCAGCGACCGCTCCCTATGACGCCACGCGCTGGACTCGGCTTTCAGTGATGGCGGCGCTGCTCATCCATAATCCTGATGTCGCCGCCGCCCGCGCCGCCATTGCATCGGCCAGGGCGCAGGAAAAGGCGGCCCGGCAAGCCCCGGGCGCGACGCTGACGCTCAGCAGCGAATATGCCAACGATCCATCGACCAGTTCACCCTGGCTGCTGGGCGGCGCCGTCGACGTGCCGCTCGATATCGGGGGACGGCGCACGGCACGGATCACCAGCGCCGCCCTCTCCGTCGCGATTGCGCGCTATGACTATGCCGACACGCTCTGGGCAGCACGGATGCAGGCGCGCCGCGCGCTTGCCGACATGCTGATCGCCTCGCGCGAGGCAGAGACGGGGGAACACCTGTTCGCCCTCCGCAACCAGCAGCAGGCGGCGATGGAAAAGCGCCTGAAGGCAGGCGCAGTTTCCCGCGCCGATCTGGAACGCGTCCGGGCGGACGTCGCCAGCGCGGCGGCGTCGGTCGAGGATGCGCGCGGCCGCGTTACCGCCGCCCGGCAGGCGCTCGCCGCCGCCATCGGCCTGTCGGTGGAGGCGCTGGGATCGATCGCTTTCGACTGGTCCGGCTTCGACGACCCCGCGCCCGATCCCACGGGAAACGAGGTCGTCCGCGACCGCTCCGGTGCGACGGTGGCGCGGGCAGATGTGCTGAAGGCCATCGCTGCCTATGATCAGGCGGAAAGCGACCTGCGCGGCGAAGTCGCCAAACAATATCCCGCGATCAGCATTACGCCCGGCTACACCTGGGAACGGGGCCTCACCAAATTGCCCCTGTCGGTCGGCCTTGTGCTGCCACCGCTCGACCTCAACCGCCACGCCATCGCGGCCGCGCAGAGCAAGCGCGCGGAGGCCGGACGCAAGCTGGAGGCGGTGGTCGCCGCCGCCAATGCGGGGCTGGACAGCGCGATCAGCGAATGCCGCCTCGCCCGCGCGGCGCTGGCGCGGGTACGCGAGGCCGACCTGCCCATCGCCCGCCGCCTCGCCGCGCAGGCCGAAGCGCAATTTCGCCGGGGGCAGATCGACCGCACCGACTGGGCCGCCGCGCAGGGCGGCGTGCCGCAGGCGCAACTCACTGAACTTGCCGCGCTTGCCCGCGTCCATGCCGCCGACGCGGCGCTGGAGGATGCCTTGCGCCGCCCGCTGGAAGGACCCGAACTGATGCTCAACCCCGGCGCGCTGGAGCCGAATCCATGA
- a CDS encoding TonB-dependent receptor produces MTMLNLRRALLLGTIATIPFIAANAALAAEAPAAGSDQAIAEGSNILVTATKVNEIAPVTASLQATQPQAIISRSFIEDSLPATADFNQIALISPSVSNFGGVNGAGLSESKAQIRGFQDAEYNITYDGVPFGDTNDPSHHSNTFFPSNTIETLVVDRGPGNASNLGIATFGGSMNMFSRATREDASAELKGSYGSWNTWLTRAVLQSGSIEKLGGTQIMLSGQHIESDGARTYSPFRSNNIFGKIMIPISPDVKLTLLGTYNENRFNQPDKDGATQGQIALYGKNFSLNNDPNSQNYYGYNHTHKTTDFEIVKLEANIAPNSTFENRAYTYSYDNETLSGNDVTLFAAATPTSAADIAKANAVVLTPGAKSVFGVPGYTKTNKYRVWGDIAKARIQLTDFATVTAGLWIERANTYRQQRDVDLVTMSPNYAEKAVKNPVTGVATPANIKFDQDSHTNHYELFTELELRPLPGLTITPGFKHVDFERRINAAYNQTTRYAQNISGDYQADLPFLTVNYAVTDQLSTYAQFAKGFLAPPLSVLYVANPQFSTAAPQKSTNYQAGLVYHGSHLSLDADVYYIDFRNKVTTDPFAPASEGTVYINAGKAVYKGVEGQATYAFNNGLALFANASRNYAKTNNDGSPHLQLGNAPYWTAAGGVLFKSGPIRFSLIDKYTGPQSATGDGDPRYRIGGYNTAILSARYQIGPVRIGLEVNDLFDSTRLTNINAGKDYVDKTVTPNITYRPYDQYFYQPGRSVTGDITLTF; encoded by the coding sequence ATGACCATGCTTAACCTGCGCCGGGCGCTGCTGCTTGGCACGATTGCCACCATTCCATTCATTGCCGCCAACGCCGCCCTTGCTGCCGAGGCGCCAGCCGCCGGCTCCGACCAGGCGATTGCCGAAGGGTCCAACATCCTGGTCACCGCGACCAAGGTGAACGAGATCGCGCCCGTCACCGCCTCGCTCCAGGCGACACAGCCGCAGGCGATCATCTCGCGTTCCTTCATCGAGGATTCGTTGCCCGCCACCGCCGACTTCAACCAGATCGCGCTGATTTCGCCCAGCGTGTCCAATTTCGGCGGCGTCAACGGCGCGGGCCTTTCGGAATCCAAGGCGCAGATCCGCGGCTTTCAGGATGCCGAATATAATATCACCTATGATGGCGTGCCCTTCGGCGACACCAATGACCCATCGCACCACAGCAACACCTTCTTCCCGTCGAACACCATCGAAACGCTGGTGGTCGATCGCGGCCCGGGCAACGCCTCGAACCTCGGCATTGCGACCTTCGGTGGCAGCATGAACATGTTCTCCCGCGCCACCCGCGAGGATGCGAGCGCAGAGCTCAAGGGAAGCTACGGCAGCTGGAACACCTGGCTGACCCGTGCAGTGCTGCAAAGCGGATCGATCGAGAAGCTGGGCGGCACGCAGATCATGCTGTCGGGTCAGCATATCGAATCCGACGGCGCCCGCACCTACAGCCCGTTCCGGTCGAACAATATCTTCGGCAAGATCATGATCCCGATCAGTCCGGACGTGAAACTGACGCTGCTCGGCACCTACAACGAAAACAGGTTCAACCAGCCCGACAAGGATGGAGCGACGCAGGGCCAGATCGCCTTGTACGGGAAGAATTTCAGCCTGAACAATGATCCCAACAGCCAGAATTATTACGGCTATAACCACACCCACAAAACGACCGATTTCGAGATCGTGAAGCTGGAGGCGAATATTGCGCCCAACTCCACCTTCGAGAACCGTGCCTATACCTACAGCTATGACAATGAAACGCTGAGCGGCAATGACGTGACCCTGTTCGCCGCCGCGACGCCGACTTCGGCCGCCGACATCGCCAAGGCCAATGCCGTGGTCCTGACGCCCGGCGCAAAGTCGGTCTTCGGCGTGCCAGGCTATACCAAGACCAACAAATATCGCGTCTGGGGCGACATCGCCAAGGCACGCATCCAGCTGACTGATTTCGCCACGGTCACGGCGGGCCTGTGGATCGAACGCGCCAACACCTATCGCCAGCAGCGCGACGTCGATCTTGTCACCATGTCGCCCAACTATGCCGAAAAGGCCGTCAAGAATCCCGTGACCGGCGTGGCGACACCGGCAAATATCAAGTTCGACCAGGACAGCCACACCAATCATTATGAGCTGTTCACCGAACTGGAACTGCGTCCGCTACCGGGCCTGACGATCACGCCCGGCTTCAAGCATGTCGATTTCGAACGGCGGATCAATGCCGCCTATAATCAGACGACGCGTTATGCCCAGAATATCAGCGGCGACTATCAGGCGGACCTGCCGTTCCTGACGGTAAACTATGCCGTCACCGACCAGCTTTCGACCTATGCCCAATTCGCCAAGGGTTTCCTCGCCCCGCCGCTCAGCGTTCTGTATGTCGCCAATCCGCAATTCTCGACGGCGGCGCCGCAGAAGTCGACCAACTATCAGGCTGGCCTGGTCTATCACGGATCGCATCTGAGCCTGGACGCCGACGTCTATTATATCGACTTCCGCAACAAGGTCACGACCGATCCGTTTGCCCCGGCCAGCGAAGGCACGGTGTACATCAACGCAGGCAAGGCCGTTTACAAGGGCGTCGAAGGCCAGGCCACCTACGCCTTCAATAACGGTCTGGCGCTGTTCGCCAATGCTTCGCGCAACTATGCCAAGACCAACAATGACGGGTCGCCACACCTCCAGCTCGGCAATGCGCCCTACTGGACGGCCGCAGGAGGCGTGCTGTTCAAGAGCGGACCGATCCGCTTCTCGCTGATCGACAAATATACCGGCCCGCAGTCGGCTACCGGCGACGGCGATCCGCGCTATCGGATCGGCGGCTACAACACGGCCATCCTGTCGGCCCGCTACCAGATCGGGCCGGTGCGGATCGGTCTGGAGGTGAATGACCTGTTCGACTCGACCCGCCTCACCAACATCAATGCGGGCAAGGACTATGTAGACAAGACGGTGACGCCAAATATCACTTACCGGCCCTATGACCAGTATTTCTACCAGCCCGGTCGTTCGGTCACGGGCGACATCACGCTCACCTTCTAA
- a CDS encoding efflux RND transporter periplasmic adaptor subunit, producing the protein MKPLFLAAASGLVGAALAGALFIAFPSLTTGKDDDDAAGVKAAAPAAPEGVVMLDKAQATRAGIAMVPLAPAQVATVRQGLARALDISTLSAIQSEIVSAEAASATSDADYKRQRALAGDDQSASAHAVELARAQAVADRARLDAAKQRIGLEFGPGLTRLSLKSLGDLLHAATAGQASLIRVDFADGAAPPGALVRIGETTVRLLGPAATADTHLQSAGSLAIIHGPLARELGSGRVLPATMAANTSENGVLVPREAIIRYQGGLWVYRVEPGGGYRRIELTDARAEAQGWFARSGVKPGDRIASGGLGVLLSIDRGGEPVGEDD; encoded by the coding sequence ATGAAACCGCTGTTCCTCGCCGCCGCTTCCGGGCTGGTAGGCGCTGCTCTCGCAGGCGCCCTGTTCATCGCTTTCCCGTCGCTGACCACAGGCAAGGACGATGACGATGCCGCCGGAGTCAAGGCCGCTGCGCCCGCCGCGCCCGAAGGCGTGGTCATGCTCGACAAGGCGCAGGCGACACGGGCAGGCATCGCCATGGTGCCGCTCGCGCCCGCACAGGTGGCGACGGTTCGCCAGGGCCTTGCCCGCGCACTCGACATCAGTACGCTGTCCGCCATCCAGAGCGAGATCGTCAGTGCCGAAGCGGCCAGCGCCACGTCCGACGCCGACTATAAGCGGCAACGCGCACTCGCCGGCGACGACCAGAGCGCTTCAGCCCATGCCGTGGAACTGGCCCGCGCGCAGGCGGTGGCGGACCGGGCGCGTCTGGACGCGGCGAAGCAGCGGATCGGGCTGGAATTCGGCCCGGGTCTGACACGGCTGTCGTTGAAATCGCTAGGCGACCTGCTCCACGCCGCCACCGCCGGGCAGGCCAGCCTGATCCGCGTCGATTTTGCCGACGGTGCTGCGCCACCCGGTGCACTGGTGCGGATCGGCGAGACGACCGTTCGCCTGCTGGGGCCAGCGGCCACCGCCGACACACATCTGCAAAGCGCCGGATCGCTGGCCATCATCCACGGCCCGCTGGCGCGGGAACTGGGTTCGGGCCGGGTGCTCCCCGCCACCATGGCGGCCAATACCAGCGAGAACGGCGTTCTGGTCCCGCGTGAGGCGATCATCCGCTATCAGGGCGGCCTCTGGGTCTATCGCGTCGAGCCAGGCGGCGGTTATCGCCGGATCGAACTCACCGATGCAAGGGCAGAAGCGCAGGGCTGGTTCGCGCGCAGCGGCGTCAAGCCGGGCGACCGGATCGCCTCGGGTGGCCTTGGAGTGCTGCTTTCCATCGACCGCGGCGGAGAACCCGTGGGCGAGGACGACTGA
- a CDS encoding response regulator transcription factor, protein MHILVVEDDPDLASFIAAGLGRAGHGVEQAFSAEQAAEQVEVDVFDAVILDRMLPGMSGLDLLRQWRARGRRVPVLLLTALDGIDDRVEGLDAGADDHVGKPFAMNELLARLHAIVRRAQVPEPGARIEQGDLALDLLRRELRYKGKLVALQPREMRLLEELMRQSGEAVTRAMLLERVWGFTFDPQTSIVETHMSRLRSKLTDSGVPAAIEAVRNVGYRLVMHG, encoded by the coding sequence TTGCACATTTTGGTGGTGGAGGACGATCCCGACCTCGCTTCGTTCATCGCGGCGGGGCTGGGCCGGGCCGGGCACGGAGTCGAACAGGCCTTCAGCGCCGAGCAGGCGGCGGAGCAGGTCGAAGTCGATGTTTTTGATGCGGTGATCCTCGACCGGATGTTGCCGGGCATGTCGGGGCTGGATCTGCTGCGGCAATGGCGGGCGCGGGGACGGCGGGTTCCGGTACTGCTGCTGACCGCGCTGGACGGTATCGACGACAGGGTGGAGGGGCTGGATGCGGGCGCCGATGATCATGTTGGCAAGCCCTTTGCCATGAACGAACTGCTGGCGCGGCTGCACGCCATTGTCCGGCGTGCGCAGGTGCCGGAACCGGGCGCACGGATCGAACAGGGGGATCTGGCACTGGATCTGCTGCGGCGCGAACTGCGCTACAAGGGAAAGCTGGTGGCGCTCCAGCCGCGCGAGATGCGGTTGCTGGAGGAATTGATGCGCCAGTCGGGCGAGGCAGTGACGCGGGCCATGCTGCTGGAACGGGTGTGGGGCTTCACCTTCGACCCGCAGACCAGCATCGTCGAAACCCATATGAGCCGCCTGCGCTCCAAACTAACGGACAGCGGCGTACCGGCAGCGATCGAGGCGGTGCGCAATGTCGGATATCGGCTCGTCATGCATGGCTAG